The proteins below come from a single Nocardioides eburneiflavus genomic window:
- a CDS encoding helix-turn-helix domain-containing protein, with the protein MAPPEPGPADHLRAHVDRATSGAGDSGADPDATRLRLAMAGESPARFRDRLLLERAAWFARETDRPLRDIAAGCGFRGYDVFVRAFRRELGASPSEWRADPTTWEIDAPGEVHFHPPDGIRLPARASHDDTPSVTAAYVDAFAPDPTIVPLVEE; encoded by the coding sequence GTGGCACCACCTGAGCCCGGACCCGCCGACCATCTCAGGGCCCACGTCGACCGCGCGACCTCCGGCGCGGGAGACTCTGGCGCCGATCCCGACGCCACGCGGTTGCGGCTCGCGATGGCCGGGGAGTCGCCGGCGAGGTTCCGCGACCGGCTCCTCCTCGAGCGGGCGGCGTGGTTCGCCCGCGAGACCGACCGACCCCTGCGTGACATCGCCGCCGGGTGCGGCTTTCGCGGCTACGACGTGTTCGTCCGCGCGTTCCGCCGCGAGCTCGGCGCCTCGCCGTCCGAGTGGCGCGCCGACCCGACGACGTGGGAGATCGACGCGCCGGGTGAGGTGCACTTCCACCCACCCGACGGGATCCGGCTCCCGGCCCGCGCCTCGCACGACGACACGCCTTCGGTCACCGCTGCCTATGTCGACGCGTTCGCGCCGGACCCGACGATCGTGCCCCTGGTCGAGGAGTGA
- a CDS encoding VOC family protein, with product MTSFVSHTTVDCHDAYELSEWWKRLLGYVDVEGDPNEPGHEECMILDPETGHSILFIEVPDAELPAKRIHFDLRPREGTRDEEVERVLGLGAIQVGDQRGQYGPGTGWVVFADPEGNQFCILRSQAEVDAGPPPPAS from the coding sequence ATGACCTCCTTCGTCTCGCACACGACCGTCGACTGCCATGACGCCTACGAGCTCTCGGAGTGGTGGAAGCGGCTCCTCGGCTACGTCGACGTCGAGGGCGACCCCAACGAGCCCGGGCACGAGGAGTGCATGATCCTCGACCCGGAGACGGGGCACAGCATCCTGTTCATCGAGGTGCCCGACGCCGAGCTGCCCGCCAAGCGCATCCACTTCGACCTGCGTCCCCGCGAGGGCACCCGAGACGAGGAGGTCGAGCGCGTGCTGGGGCTGGGAGCCATCCAGGTCGGTGACCAGCGCGGACAGTACGGACCCGGCACGGGCTGGGTGGTGTTCGCCGACCCGGAGGGCAACCAGTTCTGCATCCTGCGCTCGCAGGCGGAGGTGGACGCCGGTCCGCCGCCGCCCGCGAGCTGA
- a CDS encoding MazG nucleotide pyrophosphohydrolase domain-containing protein, with protein MSATPDGSAPDGSALEAFAEQMRVLRRECAWKREQTHTSLVPFVREEAEEVVEAIESGDPAALCDELGDLLLQVVIHAVIAEEAGDFTLDDVARGVIAKMERRNPHVFGDAVATDAAEVLRLWNAAKAAEKAERAEGIGPTRGASRPQSDPQV; from the coding sequence ATGTCGGCCACGCCCGACGGCTCCGCGCCCGACGGGTCCGCGCTGGAGGCCTTCGCCGAGCAGATGCGGGTGCTGCGACGCGAGTGCGCGTGGAAGCGGGAGCAGACCCACACCTCGCTCGTCCCGTTCGTGCGGGAGGAGGCCGAGGAGGTCGTCGAGGCGATCGAGTCCGGTGACCCGGCCGCGCTGTGCGACGAGCTCGGCGACCTGCTGCTGCAGGTGGTGATCCACGCCGTCATCGCCGAGGAGGCAGGTGACTTCACGCTCGACGACGTGGCCCGCGGCGTGATCGCCAAGATGGAGCGACGCAACCCGCACGTCTTCGGCGACGCCGTGGCCACCGACGCCGCCGAGGTGCTGCGGCTGTGGAACGCCGCCAAGGCCGCCGAGAAGGCAGAGAGGGCGGAGGGCATCGGGCCGACCCGCGGTGCGTCCCGTCCCCAGTCGGACCCGCAGGTCTGA
- the mfd gene encoding transcription-repair coupling factor produces MLSKGSPVSSTPLAAVAQRVVTAPTLGGALADAAVQNALDLTGPPAVRPFVVHGLVERGRTVLAVTATSREAEDLVEELADLVDPDTVAYYPSWETLPHERLSPRSDTVGRRLAVLRRLRHPGTDAANGPLKVVVAPIRSLLQPQVPGLADIEPVELSPGDSRALDDVVRGLAEAAYTRVDMVERRGEFAVRGGIVDVFPPTEEHPLRVEFWGDDVEEIRAFSVADQRTLETVQRLWAPPCRELLLTDDVRRRAAELGQAHPQLLELTDKMAAGIAVEGMESLAPVLVDTMELLVDLMPGDTTILVLDPERARSRAHDLVATSEEFLGASWAAAAGGGTAPIDLGAASYREIADVRLHALGLGHAWWAVSPFGIDSDDQGPSLPDATTAGVPSRTLPAHPAEAYRGDLQQAVDDIRGWLRDGLDVVVVHAGHGPAERFVELLGENDIAARLVEDGDTAGPGVVTVTCGHLVHGIVDDEARIAVVTGDDLSGQKTSTRDMRRMPTRRKKQIDPLELKAGDYVVHEQHGVGRFVEMRQREIGGAVREYLVLEYGPSKRGGPNDMLYVPADTLDQVTRYVGGENPSLDRLGGGDWTKRKNKARRAVREIAAELIKLYAARQATKGYAYGPDTPWQRELEDAFPFTETVDQLTTVDEVKADMRQVVPMDRLVCGDVGYGKTEIAVRAAFKAVQDGKQVAVLVPTTLLVTQHLSTFSERMSGFPVVIRGLSRFQTDKEAKEVVAGLADGSIDIVVGTHRLLNPDIRMKDLGLIVVDEEQRFGVEHKEQMKRMRTSVDVLSMSATPIPRTLEMAVTGIREMSTITTPPEERHPVLTYVGAYEDRQVVAAVRRELLREGQVFYIHNRVQSIEKAAARIRELVPEARVATAHGQMNERQLEQVMLDFWEKRFDVLVCTTLVESGLDVSNANTMIIERSDTLGLSQLHQLRGRVGRSRERAYAYFLYPAEKPLTETAHERLATLAQHSDLGGGMAIAMKDLEIRGAGNLLGGEQSGHIADVGFDLYVRLVGEAVADFKGGAEEELAEVRIELPVDAHLPHDYIPSERLRLEIYKRLAEVRSDADVDEVRAELLDRYGNPPEAVESLLVVARFRARCRQIGVGEVTVAGKYVRFAPVDLPESRVVRLQRLHPKSVVKAPVSTILVPRPQDTGFPVRPVAGVALLEWARGVIDEVIAPPAPAGQTAATATPGSDS; encoded by the coding sequence GTGCTCTCGAAGGGATCTCCGGTGTCGTCCACGCCGCTCGCCGCCGTCGCCCAGCGCGTCGTCACCGCTCCCACGCTCGGGGGCGCCCTGGCCGACGCGGCCGTCCAGAACGCCCTCGACCTCACCGGCCCGCCCGCCGTCCGGCCGTTCGTGGTGCACGGCCTCGTCGAGCGGGGCCGCACGGTCCTGGCGGTGACGGCCACGTCGCGGGAGGCCGAGGACCTCGTCGAGGAGCTCGCCGACCTCGTCGACCCCGACACGGTCGCCTACTACCCGAGCTGGGAGACGCTCCCGCACGAGCGGCTCAGCCCGCGCAGCGACACCGTCGGGCGACGGCTCGCGGTCCTGCGGCGGCTTCGTCACCCCGGCACCGACGCGGCCAACGGCCCGCTCAAGGTCGTCGTCGCGCCGATCCGCAGCCTGCTCCAGCCGCAGGTCCCCGGCCTCGCCGACATCGAGCCGGTCGAGCTGTCGCCCGGTGACTCCCGCGCGCTCGACGACGTGGTCCGCGGGCTGGCCGAGGCGGCGTACACCCGCGTCGACATGGTCGAGCGGCGCGGCGAGTTCGCCGTGCGCGGCGGCATCGTCGACGTCTTCCCGCCGACCGAGGAGCACCCGCTGCGCGTGGAGTTCTGGGGCGACGACGTGGAGGAGATCCGCGCGTTCTCCGTCGCCGACCAGCGCACGCTCGAGACCGTGCAGCGGCTCTGGGCGCCGCCGTGCCGCGAGCTGTTGCTGACCGACGACGTACGCCGGCGCGCCGCCGAGCTGGGCCAGGCGCACCCGCAGCTGCTCGAGCTCACCGACAAGATGGCCGCCGGCATCGCCGTGGAGGGCATGGAGTCCCTCGCGCCGGTGCTGGTCGACACCATGGAGCTGCTCGTCGACCTGATGCCCGGGGACACCACGATCCTGGTGCTCGACCCCGAGCGCGCCCGCAGCCGCGCCCACGACCTGGTCGCGACGAGCGAGGAGTTCCTCGGCGCCTCGTGGGCCGCCGCGGCCGGGGGAGGCACCGCGCCGATCGACCTGGGCGCCGCGTCCTACCGCGAGATCGCCGACGTACGCCTCCACGCGCTCGGGCTGGGGCATGCGTGGTGGGCGGTGAGCCCCTTCGGGATCGACTCCGACGACCAGGGCCCGAGCCTCCCCGACGCGACGACCGCCGGGGTGCCGAGCCGGACCCTGCCCGCCCACCCGGCCGAGGCCTACCGCGGCGACCTGCAGCAGGCGGTCGACGACATCCGCGGCTGGCTGCGCGACGGGCTCGACGTCGTGGTCGTGCACGCCGGCCACGGCCCCGCGGAGCGGTTCGTGGAGCTGCTCGGCGAGAACGACATCGCCGCGCGGCTCGTCGAGGACGGCGACACCGCGGGGCCCGGCGTCGTGACCGTGACCTGCGGCCACCTCGTCCACGGCATCGTCGACGACGAGGCCCGGATCGCGGTCGTCACCGGTGATGACCTGTCGGGGCAGAAGACCTCGACCCGTGACATGCGCAGGATGCCCACGCGCCGCAAGAAGCAGATCGACCCGCTCGAGCTCAAGGCGGGTGACTACGTCGTGCACGAGCAGCACGGCGTGGGCCGCTTCGTGGAGATGAGGCAGCGCGAGATCGGCGGCGCGGTGCGCGAGTACCTCGTCCTGGAGTACGGCCCCAGCAAGCGCGGCGGCCCCAACGACATGCTCTACGTGCCGGCCGACACCCTCGACCAGGTCACCCGCTACGTCGGCGGCGAGAACCCCAGCCTCGACCGGCTCGGCGGCGGCGACTGGACCAAGCGCAAGAACAAGGCCCGGCGCGCGGTCCGCGAGATCGCGGCCGAGCTGATCAAGCTCTACGCCGCCCGCCAGGCCACCAAGGGCTACGCCTACGGCCCCGACACCCCGTGGCAGCGCGAGCTCGAGGACGCCTTCCCGTTCACCGAGACCGTCGACCAGCTCACGACCGTCGACGAGGTCAAGGCCGACATGCGCCAGGTCGTGCCGATGGACCGGCTCGTGTGCGGCGACGTCGGCTACGGCAAGACTGAGATCGCGGTGCGCGCAGCGTTCAAGGCGGTGCAGGACGGCAAGCAGGTGGCCGTGCTGGTGCCCACGACGCTGCTCGTCACCCAGCACCTGTCGACGTTCTCCGAGCGGATGAGCGGCTTCCCGGTCGTCATCCGGGGGCTCTCGCGCTTCCAGACCGACAAGGAGGCCAAGGAGGTCGTCGCCGGGCTCGCCGACGGCTCGATCGACATCGTGGTCGGCACGCACCGCCTGCTCAACCCCGACATCAGGATGAAGGACCTCGGCCTGATCGTCGTGGACGAGGAGCAGCGCTTCGGTGTCGAGCACAAGGAGCAGATGAAGCGGATGCGCACCTCCGTCGACGTGCTCTCGATGAGCGCGACGCCGATCCCGCGCACGCTCGAGATGGCGGTCACCGGGATCCGCGAGATGTCGACCATCACGACCCCGCCCGAGGAGCGGCACCCCGTCCTCACCTACGTCGGCGCCTACGAGGACCGCCAGGTCGTCGCAGCCGTACGCCGTGAGCTGCTGCGCGAGGGCCAGGTCTTCTACATCCACAACCGGGTGCAGTCGATCGAGAAGGCCGCCGCGCGGATCCGCGAGCTCGTGCCCGAGGCACGCGTCGCGACCGCCCACGGCCAGATGAACGAGCGCCAGCTCGAGCAGGTGATGCTGGACTTCTGGGAGAAGCGCTTCGACGTGCTCGTCTGCACGACCCTGGTCGAGTCGGGCCTCGACGTGTCCAACGCCAACACGATGATCATCGAGCGCTCCGACACCCTCGGCCTCTCCCAGCTGCACCAGCTGCGGGGTCGTGTCGGGCGCTCCCGCGAGCGCGCGTACGCCTACTTCCTCTACCCCGCGGAGAAGCCGCTGACCGAGACCGCCCACGAGCGGCTCGCGACGCTGGCCCAGCACTCCGACCTCGGCGGCGGCATGGCGATCGCGATGAAGGACCTCGAGATCCGCGGCGCCGGCAACCTGCTCGGCGGTGAGCAGTCCGGCCACATCGCCGACGTCGGCTTCGACCTCTACGTCCGGCTCGTGGGCGAGGCGGTCGCCGACTTCAAGGGCGGTGCCGAGGAGGAGCTCGCCGAGGTGCGCATCGAGCTGCCCGTCGACGCACACCTGCCGCACGACTACATCCCGAGCGAGCGACTCCGGCTCGAGATCTACAAGCGCCTCGCCGAGGTCCGCAGCGACGCCGACGTCGACGAGGTGCGCGCCGAGCTGCTCGACCGCTACGGCAACCCGCCCGAGGCCGTGGAGTCGCTGCTGGTCGTCGCCCGCTTCCGCGCCCGCTGCCGCCAGATCGGGGTGGGCGAGGTGACCGTCGCCGGCAAGTACGTCCGCTTCGCCCCCGTCGACCTGCCGGAGTCGCGCGTCGTACGCCTCCAGCGGTTGCACCCGAAGAGCGTCGTCAAGGCCCCCGTGAGCACCATCCTCGTGCCGCGCCCGCAGGACACGGGGTTCCCCGTCCGCCCGGTGGCGGGCGTCGCCCTGCTTGAATGGGCGCGCGGCGTGATCGACGAGGTGATCGCGCCCCCGGCACCTGCCGGCCAGACCGCGGCAACAGCAACCCCTGGGAGTGACTCGTGA